A stretch of the Aegilops tauschii subsp. strangulata cultivar AL8/78 chromosome 4, Aet v6.0, whole genome shotgun sequence genome encodes the following:
- the LOC109733618 gene encoding uncharacterized protein → MGKYVELLDMGVRIAARFHSHCPQTARMYYHPPASSSAAPGAGDAGGMVPGEGGAVAMAMMKRQQRAAIDATEIILYTVV, encoded by the coding sequence ATGGGGAAGTACGTGGAGCTGCTGGACATGGGGGTGCGCATCGCCGCGCGGTTCCACTCCCACTGCCCGCAGACGGCCCGGATGTACTACCACCCTCCCGCCTCCTCCTCGGCCGCCCCCGGCGCCGGCGACGCCGGCGGGATGGTGCCCGGCGAAGGAGGCGCCGTGGCCATGGCCATGATGAAGAGGCAGCAGCGGGCCGCCATCGACGCCACGGAGATTATTCTCTACACCGTCGTCTAG